A region of Sphingobium baderi DNA encodes the following proteins:
- the pstB gene encoding phosphate ABC transporter ATP-binding protein PstB codes for MHEPQTLTPATETKMTARDVKVFYGDKQAIKGVSIDVDMDNVTAFIGPSGCGKSTFLRTLNRMNDTVASARVEGAITLDGEDIYAPSMDVVQLRARVGMVFQKPNPFPKSIYENIAYGPRIHGLAAGKADLDVIVEKSLRRAGLWDEVKDRLHDSGTALSGGQQQRLCIGRAIAVEPEVILMDEPCSALDPIATAKIEELIHELRGRYAIVIVTHNMQQAARVSQRTAFFHLGELVEYGVTSDIFTNPRQERTKDYITGRYG; via the coding sequence ATGCATGAACCGCAAACGCTGACCCCCGCCACCGAAACCAAGATGACCGCGCGCGACGTCAAGGTGTTCTATGGCGACAAGCAGGCGATCAAGGGCGTGTCGATCGACGTCGACATGGACAATGTGACGGCCTTCATCGGTCCTTCGGGCTGCGGCAAGTCGACTTTCCTGCGGACGCTCAACCGCATGAACGACACGGTGGCGAGCGCCCGCGTCGAAGGCGCGATCACGCTGGACGGGGAGGATATCTATGCCCCTTCCATGGATGTGGTGCAGTTGCGCGCACGGGTGGGCATGGTGTTCCAGAAGCCCAATCCCTTCCCCAAGTCGATCTACGAGAATATCGCTTACGGGCCGCGCATCCACGGGCTGGCGGCGGGCAAGGCCGATCTGGACGTGATCGTCGAAAAGTCGCTGCGCCGCGCGGGGCTGTGGGACGAGGTGAAGGACCGGCTGCACGACAGCGGCACGGCGCTTTCGGGCGGGCAGCAGCAGCGGCTTTGCATCGGGCGGGCCATCGCGGTGGAACCCGAAGTGATCCTGATGGACGAACCCTGTTCCGCGCTCGATCCCATCGCGACGGCGAAGATCGAGGAACTGATCCACGAATTGCGCGGGCGTTACGCCATCGTCATCGTCACGCACAATATGCAGCAAGCGGCGCGCGTGTCGCAGCGGACGGCCTTTTTCCACCTGGGCGAGCTGGTGGAATATGGCGTGACGTCCGACATCTTCACCAATCCGCGGCAGGAACGGACCAAGGATTACATCACCGGGCGCTACGGCTGA
- the phoU gene encoding phosphate signaling complex protein PhoU gives MAEHTIKAFDEEIDKLRGLIAEMGGRAEAAIENAMLSLQRHDKKLAAQVVAEDKRIDALESEVEKLVIQIIALRAPMANDLRDVIAALRIVSVVERIGDYAKNIAKRVPSIATNKRTLEPMSMLPSMGQVAGEMVHDALNAFAARDADLAVAVIERDTVVDDFYDSVFRSLVTYMVENPKTISECAHLLFVAKNIERIGDHATNVAEMVYYAATGQTAPDRERGGSGQAED, from the coding sequence ATGGCTGAACATACGATCAAGGCGTTCGACGAGGAAATCGACAAGCTGCGCGGCCTTATCGCCGAGATGGGCGGGCGCGCGGAGGCGGCGATAGAAAATGCGATGCTGTCGCTGCAACGGCATGACAAGAAACTGGCCGCGCAAGTGGTGGCCGAGGACAAGCGCATCGACGCGCTGGAATCGGAGGTCGAGAAGCTGGTGATCCAGATCATCGCCCTGCGCGCCCCGATGGCGAACGACCTGCGCGACGTGATCGCCGCATTGCGGATCGTGAGCGTGGTGGAGCGGATCGGCGACTATGCCAAGAACATCGCCAAGCGCGTGCCCTCCATCGCCACCAACAAGCGGACGCTGGAGCCGATGTCGATGCTGCCGTCCATGGGGCAGGTGGCGGGCGAGATGGTGCATGATGCGCTCAACGCCTTCGCCGCGCGGGACGCGGACCTGGCCGTGGCGGTGATCGAGCGGGACACGGTGGTGGACGATTTCTATGACAGCGTCTTCCGCTCGCTGGTCACCTACATGGTCGAAAATCCCAAGACGATCAGCGAATGCGCGCATCTGCTGTTCGTCGCCAAGAATATCGAGCGGATCGGCGACCATGCGACCAATGTGGCCGAGATGGTCTATTATGCCGCGACCGGCCAGACGGCGCCCGACCGCGAACGCGGCGGCAGCGGCCAGGCGGAGGATTGA
- the pstC gene encoding phosphate ABC transporter permease subunit PstC, with amino-acid sequence MTGPAIFLLLAGLGAIAWVSARARALRLQTVARTSGRRDAVHSLPGYHGWYVALWTLIPAAIFLAIWANVSPGLITQTVLSDPAAQSLPADAFSRSAILGEARNIASGAQAAAFNPAARALVEPYRTAMNEYGIAGAALALVLAFAGGAYAFTRVRPDFRARTRVERLVMASLLIASLLAIVTTLGIVVSLLWESIRFFSMVNPVDFLFGTKWSPQSAAMGYGNKDAFGAVPLFWGTIFIGAIIAMVVAIPLGLMSAIYLTQYARPQVRKWMKPILEVLAGVPTVVYGYFAALTIAPALRDFAVSVGIHGASSESALAAGLVMGVMIIPFVSSMADDSIAAVPQSMRDGSLAMGATTSETIRKVLIPAALPGVVGGVLLAVSRAIGETMIVVMAAGLAANLTLNPFSSVTTVTTQIVQLLTGDQEFDSAKTLAAFALGLVLFIVTLLLNIVALRVVKKYREAYE; translated from the coding sequence ATGACCGGACCTGCAATCTTCCTGCTGCTGGCTGGCCTTGGCGCGATCGCCTGGGTCAGCGCGCGCGCGCGCGCGCTGCGGTTGCAAACCGTGGCGCGGACGTCGGGGCGGCGTGATGCCGTGCATAGCCTGCCGGGCTATCATGGCTGGTATGTGGCGCTGTGGACACTGATCCCCGCCGCCATTTTCCTCGCCATATGGGCCAATGTGTCGCCCGGCCTGATCACCCAGACGGTGCTGAGCGACCCGGCGGCGCAGAGCCTGCCCGCCGATGCCTTCTCCCGATCCGCCATATTGGGCGAGGCGCGCAACATCGCGTCGGGCGCGCAGGCCGCCGCCTTCAACCCCGCCGCGCGGGCGCTGGTCGAACCCTATCGCACGGCCATGAACGAATATGGCATAGCAGGCGCGGCGCTGGCGCTGGTGCTCGCCTTTGCGGGCGGAGCCTATGCCTTCACCCGCGTCCGGCCCGATTTCCGGGCGCGCACGCGGGTCGAGCGGCTGGTGATGGCGTCGCTGCTGATCGCGTCGCTGCTGGCGATCGTGACCACGCTGGGTATCGTCGTGTCGCTGCTGTGGGAATCGATCCGCTTCTTTTCGATGGTGAACCCGGTCGACTTCCTGTTCGGGACCAAATGGAGCCCGCAGTCGGCGGCGATGGGTTATGGCAATAAGGACGCCTTTGGCGCGGTGCCGCTATTCTGGGGCACGATCTTCATCGGCGCGATCATCGCCATGGTGGTCGCCATCCCGCTGGGCCTGATGAGCGCCATCTACCTGACCCAATATGCGCGGCCGCAGGTCCGCAAGTGGATGAAGCCCATCCTTGAGGTGCTGGCCGGCGTCCCGACTGTGGTTTACGGCTATTTCGCGGCGCTCACCATCGCGCCTGCGCTCCGCGATTTCGCGGTGAGCGTCGGCATTCATGGCGCGAGTTCGGAAAGCGCGCTGGCGGCGGGACTGGTGATGGGGGTGATGATCATCCCCTTCGTGTCGTCCATGGCAGACGACAGCATCGCCGCCGTGCCGCAGTCGATGCGCGACGGCAGCCTCGCCATGGGCGCGACGACCAGCGAGACGATCCGCAAGGTGTTGATCCCCGCGGCGCTCCCCGGCGTGGTCGGCGGCGTGCTGCTGGCCGTCAGCCGCGCCATCGGCGAAACGATGATCGTGGTGATGGCGGCGGGCCTTGCCGCGAACCTGACGCTCAATCCCTTTTCCAGCGTGACGACAGTGACGACGCAGATCGTCCAGCTTCTGACCGGCGATCAGGAGTTCGACAGCGCCAAGACGCTGGCGGCCTTCGCGCTGGGGCTGGTGCTGTTCATCGTCACCCTGCTGCTCAACATCGTGGCCCTGCGGGTCGTGAAGAAATATCGCGAGGCTTACGAATGA
- the phoB gene encoding phosphate regulon transcriptional regulator PhoB → MARAKMLLVEDDAALAELLIWHFKREDFEVAHTVDGEEALLLAQENAPDIVLLDWMVESLSGIEVCRRLRRMNGTANVPIIMLTARGEEEDRVRGLETGADDYVTKPFSPRELVARVGAVLRRVRPALAGETLSFADVEMDTVGHKVRRGGQVVPLGPTEFRLLKHFLEHPGWVFSRERLLDSVWGQDSDIELRTVDVHIRRLRKAINADGKYQDIIRTVRSAGYALDTDGVA, encoded by the coding sequence GTGGCCCGTGCCAAGATGCTGCTGGTCGAGGATGACGCGGCGCTCGCCGAACTGCTGATCTGGCATTTCAAGCGGGAGGATTTCGAGGTCGCCCACACGGTCGACGGCGAGGAGGCGCTGCTGCTGGCGCAGGAGAACGCGCCGGACATCGTGCTGCTCGACTGGATGGTGGAGAGCCTGTCGGGGATCGAGGTGTGCCGCCGCCTGCGCCGCATGAACGGGACGGCCAACGTGCCGATCATCATGCTGACCGCGCGGGGCGAGGAAGAGGACCGCGTGCGCGGCCTGGAGACGGGCGCGGACGATTATGTGACCAAGCCCTTTTCGCCGCGCGAGCTGGTGGCGCGCGTGGGTGCGGTGCTGCGGCGGGTGCGGCCCGCGCTGGCCGGAGAGACGCTGAGCTTCGCCGATGTCGAGATGGACACGGTGGGTCACAAGGTCCGGCGCGGCGGACAGGTGGTTCCGCTGGGGCCGACCGAGTTCCGCTTGTTGAAGCACTTTCTGGAGCATCCGGGCTGGGTCTTTTCACGCGAGCGGCTGCTCGACAGCGTGTGGGGGCAGGACAGCGACATCGAGCTGCGGACCGTGGACGTGCATATCCGCCGCCTCCGCAAGGCGATCAACGCGGACGGCAAATATCAGGACATCATCCGGACGGTGCGCTCGGCGGGCTATGCGCTGGATACGGATGGGGTGGCGTAG
- the pstA gene encoding phosphate ABC transporter permease PstA: MSATRNPTDWKSDVMQKRIARRYAAERRFKLMGLFAVMLSAAFLAFLLFTMLGNGLRGFTRTEIALQVDFPASPLLLDPANITDQGLVGANLPMVTSEVAKKALGPDADALLSPTAWTSIRDAIKADPKILSRTETISVPASTVIDLAAKGKGSPQAEAAVARLKQQGVLSTGFNASFLTGSDGTDPTQVGIWGAFKGSLLTMLVTLLLSFPVGVATALYLEEYARKSWWTDIIEVSINNLAAVPSIIFGLLGLSIFLNFMHLPRSAALVGGMTLALMTMPVIVIAGRNAIKSVPPSIRDAALGIGASPVQVVFQHVLPLALPGILTGTIIGMARALGETAPLLMIGMRAFIATPPGGITDPATVLPVQIFLWSDEVSKGFVEKTSAAIIVLLVFLLAMNGLAIYLRNKFEKRW; encoded by the coding sequence ATGAGTGCGACGCGCAACCCCACCGACTGGAAGTCGGACGTGATGCAGAAGCGGATCGCGCGGCGTTATGCGGCCGAACGGCGCTTCAAGCTCATGGGCCTGTTCGCGGTGATGCTTTCCGCCGCTTTCCTCGCCTTCCTGCTGTTCACCATGCTGGGCAACGGGCTGCGCGGCTTCACCCGGACGGAGATCGCGCTGCAAGTCGATTTCCCGGCCTCGCCGCTGCTGCTCGACCCGGCCAATATCACCGATCAGGGGCTGGTCGGCGCGAACCTGCCCATGGTGACGAGCGAGGTCGCGAAGAAGGCGCTGGGGCCGGACGCCGACGCGCTGCTGTCGCCGACCGCCTGGACCAGCATCCGCGACGCGATCAAAGCCGACCCGAAGATTCTCAGCCGCACCGAAACCATCAGCGTGCCCGCCTCGACCGTGATCGACCTGGCCGCCAAGGGCAAGGGATCGCCGCAGGCCGAAGCCGCCGTCGCGCGGCTGAAGCAGCAGGGCGTGTTGTCGACCGGGTTCAACGCGAGCTTCCTGACCGGGAGCGACGGCACCGATCCGACGCAGGTCGGCATCTGGGGGGCGTTCAAGGGATCGCTGCTCACCATGCTGGTGACGCTGCTGCTGAGTTTTCCCGTGGGCGTGGCGACCGCGCTCTATCTGGAGGAATATGCGCGCAAGAGCTGGTGGACCGACATTATCGAAGTGTCGATCAACAATCTGGCGGCGGTGCCTTCGATCATCTTCGGCCTGCTGGGGCTGTCGATCTTCCTCAACTTTATGCACCTGCCGCGTTCGGCCGCGCTGGTGGGGGGCATGACGCTGGCGCTGATGACCATGCCGGTCATCGTCATCGCCGGGCGCAACGCGATCAAGTCCGTGCCGCCCAGCATCCGCGACGCGGCGCTCGGCATCGGCGCTTCCCCGGTTCAGGTGGTGTTCCAGCATGTGCTGCCGCTGGCGCTGCCCGGCATCCTCACCGGCACGATCATCGGCATGGCGCGCGCTTTGGGCGAAACCGCGCCGCTGCTGATGATCGGGATGCGCGCCTTCATCGCGACGCCGCCGGGCGGGATCACCGACCCCGCGACCGTGCTACCGGTGCAGATATTCCTGTGGTCCGACGAAGTGTCGAAGGGCTTTGTCGAAAAAACGTCCGCCGCCATCATCGTGCTGCTGGTCTTCCTGCTCGCGATGAACGGCCTCGCCATATACCTGCGTAACAAGTTTGAAAAACGGTGGTAA
- the def gene encoding peptide deformylase, which yields MAILPILEAPDPRLRTISTPVEAIDDDLQRLIDDMFETMYDAPGIGLAAIQVGVPRRVLVIDLQEPESDEEGAPSVKKPLVFINPEILEGSDDLSVYNEGCLSVPDQYAEVERPATIRASWMDRDGRIHEEQLEGLLATCLQHEMDHLQGVLFIDHLSRLKRDMLLKKLDKARKAAA from the coding sequence ATGGCCATTCTTCCCATCCTTGAGGCGCCCGATCCGCGCCTGCGTACCATTTCGACGCCCGTTGAGGCGATCGACGACGATTTGCAGCGCCTGATCGACGACATGTTCGAAACGATGTATGACGCGCCCGGCATCGGCCTCGCCGCGATTCAGGTCGGCGTGCCCAGGCGCGTGCTGGTGATCGACCTCCAGGAACCCGAATCGGACGAAGAAGGCGCGCCGTCGGTCAAGAAGCCGCTGGTCTTCATCAACCCCGAAATCCTCGAAGGATCGGACGACCTGTCGGTCTACAATGAAGGCTGTCTCTCCGTCCCCGACCAATATGCCGAGGTGGAGCGCCCCGCGACCATCCGCGCAAGCTGGATGGACCGCGACGGCCGCATCCATGAGGAACAGCTGGAAGGCCTCCTTGCCACCTGCCTCCAGCATGAGATGGACCATTTGCAGGGCGTCCTCTTCATCGACCACCTCTCACGCCTGAAGCGCGACATGCTGCTGAAGAAACTCGACAAGGCGCGGAAGGCGGCGGCCTGA